One genomic window of bacterium includes the following:
- a CDS encoding rhodanese-like domain-containing protein, whose product MSTCTPRLIQDQSIKILTGAQGALALQEFEPGITLLDTDELKKMIETDADMLVVNTLAPILFRDQAISGSVNIPYENLKRGRISFPDDKNKQMVFYCLGFQ is encoded by the coding sequence ATGTCAACCTGCACCCCCCGTCTAATTCAGGATCAGTCGATCAAAATACTGACAGGTGCACAAGGTGCACTTGCTTTACAGGAGTTCGAACCAGGCATCACCCTGTTGGACACCGATGAATTAAAAAAGATGATCGAAACGGATGCTGACATGCTGGTTGTCAACACCCTGGCACCGATCCTCTTTCGTGACCAGGCCATTTCCGGTTCGGTCAACATACCCTACGAAAACCTGAAAAGGGGCAGGATCAGTTTCCCTGATGACAAAAACAAACAGATGGTCTTCTACTGCCTCGGCTTTCAGTGA
- a CDS encoding response regulator transcription factor, with the protein MNKRLLVIEDDLDMAGIIEDQLKDAGYTVTVTHNGASGLELAAKQDHDFIVLDIMLPETDGLEICRQVRSMPGYTHILMLTALSSEIDKVVGLEMGADDYMTKPFSLRELMARIKTILRRDATLRAKRTEEQQETIRIDALVIDVGKRRVTRSDTPIELTGKEFDLLLHFARKPGRVYSSF; encoded by the coding sequence TTGAACAAAAGGCTCCTCGTCATTGAGGATGACCTGGACATGGCCGGTATTATCGAGGACCAGCTGAAGGATGCCGGCTATACCGTCACCGTCACCCACAACGGTGCCTCAGGGCTTGAACTGGCCGCGAAGCAGGACCACGACTTCATTGTGCTGGACATCATGCTGCCGGAGACAGACGGGCTGGAGATATGCCGCCAGGTCCGCTCCATGCCAGGCTATACCCACATCCTCATGCTCACCGCCCTCTCCTCGGAGATCGACAAAGTTGTTGGCCTGGAGATGGGGGCCGACGACTACATGACCAAGCCTTTCAGCCTCCGGGAGTTGATGGCCAGGATCAAAACGATCCTGCGCCGGGACGCTACTCTCAGAGCAAAGAGAACCGAAGAGCAGCAGGAGACGATCCGGATAGATGCTCTGGTTATTGATGTTGGCAAACGGCGCGTTACCCGCTCGGACACCCCCATTGAACTGACGGGAAAGGAGTTTGACCTGCTGCTTCACTTTGCCCGGAAACCAGGCAGGGTCTACTCCAGCTTTTGA